The following proteins are co-located in the Shouchella hunanensis genome:
- a CDS encoding MDR family MFS transporter: MPKIKVVPLLAVLLSGAFVAILNETILNVALNAISSDFNVAYSTVQWLVTGYMLIIGTLIPISAYFMERFTTRQLFITAMTLFTVGTVISGISPTFSVLLIGRLTQAVATAIMIPLLTNVILSVIPIERRGASMGLVGLVIMFAPAIGPTVSGLIVENLSWRWLFYFVVPISLFSLLFGIKVLKNVTETSKPKLDIWSFILSTLGFGGIVYGFSSAGKGDASFTDPVVLACLIVGFASLALFSWRQLKLEKPMLDIRVFRYPMFLIGLLLVMLTMMTMFAMMLVLPVYMQGALAFTAVATGLVMLPGGLINGAMSPIMGRLFDKFGPRPILIPGTILLAITVFTYRFSTPGVPMWVIIIQHVFLMVSVAMIMMPAQTNGLNQLPAKLYPHGTAIANTLMQVSGAIGAALFIAIMENGQQNFLSTISNPTELDTVEAMTVGSQLSFSTGFYFACAAVVLAFLVRRSTYGNKKQ; the protein is encoded by the coding sequence ATGCCAAAAATAAAGGTGGTACCACTATTAGCCGTATTACTATCTGGAGCATTTGTTGCAATATTAAACGAAACCATTTTGAATGTAGCGTTAAACGCCATTTCGTCTGACTTTAATGTGGCTTATAGTACTGTTCAATGGTTGGTAACAGGGTATATGTTAATCATTGGAACTCTGATTCCGATTTCAGCTTACTTTATGGAGCGGTTTACTACGCGGCAACTGTTTATTACAGCCATGACATTGTTTACAGTAGGTACAGTCATTTCGGGGATTAGTCCTACTTTCTCCGTTTTGTTAATAGGGCGGCTTACGCAGGCAGTTGCCACAGCAATTATGATTCCGCTTTTAACAAACGTCATTTTATCCGTTATACCAATTGAAAGACGCGGAGCTTCAATGGGATTGGTAGGCCTTGTTATTATGTTTGCTCCAGCAATCGGACCGACTGTATCAGGATTAATTGTAGAAAATCTATCTTGGCGTTGGTTATTCTACTTTGTCGTTCCCATTTCGCTTTTCTCATTATTGTTTGGTATAAAAGTCTTGAAAAACGTAACAGAGACGTCCAAACCAAAGCTCGATATATGGTCATTTATCCTTTCAACTCTAGGGTTTGGTGGCATTGTTTACGGATTTAGTTCAGCAGGAAAAGGAGATGCTAGCTTCACTGATCCTGTGGTTTTAGCATGTTTAATTGTTGGATTTGCCTCACTCGCATTATTTAGTTGGAGACAATTAAAACTAGAAAAGCCGATGCTAGATATTCGCGTCTTCCGCTACCCGATGTTTCTTATTGGTCTTCTACTCGTTATGCTCACGATGATGACCATGTTTGCCATGATGCTAGTTCTTCCCGTGTACATGCAAGGAGCTCTTGCATTTACAGCTGTAGCTACTGGATTAGTAATGTTGCCTGGTGGATTAATTAATGGCGCAATGTCACCAATTATGGGGCGGCTTTTTGATAAATTCGGACCTCGTCCAATTTTAATTCCAGGTACCATTCTTTTAGCAATCACAGTGTTCACTTATCGATTTTCTACACCTGGTGTACCAATGTGGGTCATCATCATTCAACATGTGTTCTTAATGGTCTCCGTCGCAATGATTATGATGCCAGCACAAACAAATGGATTAAATCAATTACCTGCTAAACTTTATCCGCATGGTACAGCTATCGCAAATACATTAATGCAAGTATCTGGAGCGATCGGTGCAGCTTTATTTATTGCGATCATGGAAAATGGTCAACAGAATTTCTTATCAACTATTAGTAACCCGACTGAACTTGATACTGTAGAAGCCATGACCGTTGGTTCCCAGTTAAGCTTTTCAACTGGCTTCTATTTTGCTTGTGCAGCAGTTGTCTTAGCATTCCTAGTACGCAGAAGTACTTACGGCAATAAAAAACAATAA
- a CDS encoding extracellular solute-binding protein: MKKMIGFTCVATLALVACNGSETTGDENVNAERVDFHHEGLPLVDEGVDVSLTFVSPKSTLAPDFDEMTIFQRLEEETNVSINWNNIPGDGYVERKNLMLASNDLPDAFYNAGFSDYDLVRYGRDGAIIPLEGLIEEYAPNLQSILDARPELLAVLTAPDGHIYSLPRVEEMGLVPFANFTAINQTWLDEVGLDQPVTLDDLKEALQAFQDQDVNGSGSADEVLSLTPNDGFQGYLGDFFAAFGLPDNPNKLVVKDQEVIFTAIQEEYKEAIAYFHEWFKEGLIDQEVFTQDTGQFLAKGKQDPNPLGAFLFWEIESVVGLDRADDYTLLGPLEGPNGHRMYGRSNHQEHHRSAFVITSANENPELTMRWVDQLYDPKLSAQINWGPIGEIYEEDENGMLVNIDLPEGTTMGEYRERVAPMGPSVVLEEHFGTVVDMEPRAKKRLEDIETYYREYIWEENYPNVFMTEEELDRLNYIETDIMDLVNRNYARWLMEGGVEDEWGAYVSQLDDMGLKEVMSIRQEAFDRFHSQVAD; encoded by the coding sequence ATGAAAAAAATGATTGGCTTCACATGTGTGGCAACACTTGCGCTAGTAGCCTGTAATGGTAGCGAGACAACAGGAGACGAAAATGTTAATGCAGAACGAGTGGATTTTCATCATGAAGGGTTGCCGCTAGTAGATGAAGGAGTGGATGTTTCCTTAACCTTTGTTTCACCAAAATCTACTCTTGCACCAGATTTTGATGAAATGACCATTTTTCAACGTTTAGAAGAAGAAACAAATGTCTCAATTAACTGGAATAACATTCCGGGTGATGGCTATGTGGAACGAAAGAATTTAATGCTAGCCAGTAATGATTTGCCAGATGCCTTTTACAACGCTGGCTTTAGCGATTATGACCTCGTTCGATACGGCAGAGATGGAGCTATCATCCCTTTAGAGGGACTAATTGAAGAATATGCACCCAATTTACAATCTATATTAGACGCTCGCCCTGAATTGCTTGCTGTTTTAACTGCGCCAGACGGTCATATTTATTCATTGCCAAGGGTAGAAGAAATGGGCCTCGTTCCATTCGCAAATTTTACCGCGATTAATCAAACGTGGTTAGATGAAGTAGGCCTTGATCAACCCGTTACGTTGGATGATTTGAAAGAAGCATTACAGGCCTTTCAAGATCAGGATGTAAACGGCAGTGGTTCTGCTGATGAAGTGTTAAGTTTAACACCAAATGATGGCTTTCAAGGCTATTTAGGGGACTTTTTCGCGGCTTTTGGCCTTCCTGATAATCCGAATAAGCTTGTCGTCAAAGACCAAGAGGTTATTTTTACTGCTATTCAAGAAGAGTATAAGGAAGCAATTGCTTATTTTCATGAATGGTTTAAAGAGGGCCTTATTGATCAGGAAGTGTTCACTCAAGATACGGGTCAATTTCTCGCTAAAGGAAAGCAAGATCCAAACCCACTTGGCGCTTTCTTGTTCTGGGAAATTGAATCCGTTGTCGGTCTTGATCGTGCAGATGATTACACACTACTCGGACCACTAGAGGGACCTAATGGTCATCGCATGTATGGTCGATCGAACCATCAAGAACATCATCGAAGTGCCTTTGTTATTACATCTGCGAATGAAAATCCGGAATTAACCATGCGATGGGTTGATCAACTTTATGATCCAAAGTTGTCCGCCCAAATTAATTGGGGTCCAATTGGTGAGATTTATGAAGAAGATGAAAATGGCATGCTTGTAAACATCGATTTGCCAGAAGGAACAACGATGGGAGAATACCGAGAGCGGGTAGCACCAATGGGGCCATCCGTCGTTCTTGAAGAGCACTTTGGTACCGTAGTCGATATGGAACCACGAGCCAAGAAACGTTTAGAAGATATTGAAACTTATTATCGTGAGTACATTTGGGAAGAAAATTATCCAAATGTATTTATGACGGAAGAAGAGTTGGATCGATTAAATTACATTGAAACCGATATTATGGACTTAGTGAATCGAAATTATGCCCGCTGGCTGATGGAGGGTGGCGTAGAAGATGAGTGGGGTGCGTATGTGAGTCAGCTTGACGACATGGGACTTAAAGAAGTTATGTCCATTCGACAAGAGGCATTTGATCGTTTCCATAGTCAGGTTGCTGACTAA
- a CDS encoding ClbS/DfsB family four-helix bundle protein, which yields MNKKERLLEECETKLDALLKRIDSIPARKRSLSIETDARDKNFRDVVMHVYEWQAMLEQWYCEGMDGDTPSIPAPGYKWHNLALLNQQIWTNYQDVSLNHALKKLKLSHARVISLIERHTNEELITKKTFKWTKTTNLYTYFAANTFQHYEWALKQSEVIAVKIEEDIKRKKIK from the coding sequence ATGAACAAAAAAGAAAGGTTACTAGAAGAATGTGAAACAAAGTTAGATGCACTATTAAAACGGATTGATTCGATACCGGCAAGAAAAAGGTCTTTATCAATAGAAACAGACGCACGCGATAAAAATTTTCGTGATGTGGTAATGCATGTTTATGAATGGCAAGCGATGCTAGAGCAATGGTATTGTGAAGGGATGGATGGCGACACCCCCTCTATCCCAGCGCCTGGCTACAAGTGGCACAACCTGGCTTTACTTAATCAGCAAATATGGACAAACTACCAAGACGTTTCTCTAAATCACGCATTAAAAAAATTAAAATTAAGTCATGCAAGAGTGATAAGCTTAATTGAACGGCATACCAACGAAGAGTTAATAACAAAAAAGACCTTCAAATGGACAAAAACAACAAATCTTTATACATATTTCGCGGCAAACACGTTCCAACATTATGAGTGGGCATTGAAACAAAGTGAAGTCATTGCTGTGAAAATTGAAGAAGATATAAAAAGAAAGAAAATAAAGTAG
- a CDS encoding GOLPH3/VPS74 family protein: MHLLAEQLFVLSLDPHKKKPYARSAASLSYGLAAAILTDLLLDSLIEVRHKKIVPLSKKAADPLLEETLMLMDNSKPKTPEYWVTALPSRLDNIQHTIARKLEDSTILTVNKKYILGLFPSFTYECKQENLIPIVRERLVTILEKTNQQEPLNKNEERHLMLLSLLQSSKLVDIVFTDRNEAKKIEKQVKHLNKNLPLSKSVKMATEFIDTSITMAIATAVVTSTTSSSSDA, from the coding sequence ATGCATTTACTTGCTGAACAACTGTTTGTTTTATCCCTTGACCCCCATAAAAAGAAACCATACGCACGCTCAGCCGCTTCACTTTCTTATGGCCTAGCTGCAGCGATCCTTACCGATCTGCTGCTCGATTCCCTTATTGAAGTCCGTCATAAAAAAATTGTTCCACTGTCTAAGAAAGCCGCAGATCCTCTATTAGAGGAGACCCTTATGTTAATGGACAACTCAAAGCCAAAAACGCCTGAATACTGGGTTACAGCATTGCCATCAAGACTAGATAACATCCAGCATACAATTGCTCGAAAGCTTGAAGACAGTACTATTTTGACTGTGAACAAAAAGTATATTTTAGGACTATTTCCATCATTCACTTACGAATGCAAACAAGAGAATTTAATCCCTATCGTTCGTGAACGATTAGTAACCATTTTGGAGAAAACAAATCAACAAGAACCTTTAAACAAAAATGAAGAGCGACACCTAATGTTACTCTCTCTTCTTCAATCAAGTAAGCTAGTAGACATTGTATTTACGGATCGTAATGAAGCAAAAAAGATTGAAAAGCAAGTTAAACATTTGAACAAAAACCTTCCATTATCAAAATCCGTTAAGATGGCAACAGAGTTTATTGATACATCGATAACAATGGCGATTGCAACGGCAGTCGTTACCTCAACAACCTCCTCTTCATCTGACGCGTAG
- a CDS encoding helix-turn-helix domain-containing protein: MKKMSNENLNQMVEKMVEMRKMLGISRVELAKRTGLNQTLIRKLERGMDRAHVDDYMMIIDTLTMEMLVRDLLPKDRKG, from the coding sequence ATGAAAAAGATGAGTAATGAGAATCTTAACCAAATGGTCGAGAAGATGGTTGAGATGAGAAAAATGTTAGGTATTAGTAGAGTTGAGTTAGCAAAAAGAACTGGTTTAAATCAGACCCTAATCAGAAAGTTAGAAAGAGGAATGGATAGAGCACATGTCGATGATTATATGATGATAATTGATACCTTAACAATGGAAATGCTTGTTCGAGACCTTTTGCCGAAAGACAGGAAAGGATAA
- a CDS encoding Type 1 glutamine amidotransferase-like domain-containing protein, producing MKMFLSSSFADVIDLFSEFIHENPRGKVVTFIPTASTTEAITHYVDSAIAAFNDLGITIEMLDLSKCATSEIEEKLSKNDYIYVSGGNTFYLLQELRKTGSDKLIIDQIKKGKLYIGESAGSIIMAPDIEYVAFMDDKTKASDLTRFTGLNLIRQYPIPHSGNKYFNEAVKKIIECHESKLDLLPFTDDQALLISNDDLIVR from the coding sequence ATGAAAATGTTCTTATCGTCATCATTTGCAGATGTAATCGATTTATTTAGTGAATTTATTCATGAAAATCCCCGTGGAAAGGTCGTAACGTTTATTCCGACTGCGAGTACTACTGAAGCGATTACGCACTATGTAGATTCTGCAATAGCAGCATTTAACGATTTAGGTATAACGATAGAAATGCTTGATTTATCGAAGTGCGCAACTTCTGAAATAGAAGAAAAGTTGTCTAAGAATGATTACATCTACGTATCTGGAGGCAATACCTTTTATTTACTTCAGGAACTACGTAAAACTGGTTCGGACAAATTAATTATCGATCAGATTAAAAAAGGAAAACTATATATCGGTGAATCAGCTGGTTCAATCATAATGGCTCCCGATATTGAATATGTGGCATTTATGGATGATAAGACCAAGGCATCCGACCTTACACGATTTACAGGTTTAAATCTAATTCGACAATATCCTATTCCTCACTCTGGAAATAAATACTTCAATGAAGCAGTTAAAAAGATCATTGAGTGCCATGAGTCTAAACTAGACCTTTTACCCTTCACTGATGACCAAGCTCTTTTAATTAGTAATGACGATCTCATTGTTCGATGA
- a CDS encoding GH32 C-terminal domain-containing protein encodes MGKPMRLMTLILPLFFLMGCTVKGEEVDPMLHSLSEDRAYYTEPYRPQFHFSTPTGNLADPNGLVYYEGEYHLFHQKNGTWAHAISSDLLHWNHMPIALEHDELGQALSGSVVVDHEDSSGLFKGKAGLVAIYTNTEGGEAQSIAYSQDHGRTWERYNGNPVIENPGIKDFRDPKVFWHKETSQWVMVVSTDKSVTFYQSENLIDWTYASRFGDGEGSHVAVWECPDLFRLPVDGDSENEKWVLHVSVGDNEETNGSTAQYFIGEFDGTTFTNDHDPEEVLLTDFGQDFYAAQTFSNTEDNQIIWLGWMANWRYPYQSPTDPWMGAMSIPRELSLVTNQQGQIRLTQQPIRWLDELSAKQEQIEPFYVNEETALPLQVSGTTYRYEATVTWDELTEFGLRLRHGDGIESLVGIDAAYNKIFLDRTNAGLETIIDRNGEQFSFGRRYETDYKASRRQVKLTALVDESSIELFINDGEIVFTSLIYTDPTNDGIEWYADGGSIHVSESTFTYFHNVWRQPPEEGTFERLVTNVDQARLKVGEQLSLFAAHKPDFEDASAETLTWKSTNSSIVNIINETNEGVVIKALTEGVTEIVVTNDSQELEKTIRLYISK; translated from the coding sequence GTGGGTAAACCTATGCGACTAATGACACTTATTCTTCCCCTATTTTTTCTAATGGGCTGCACAGTAAAAGGAGAGGAAGTTGATCCGATGCTTCATTCATTAAGTGAAGACAGAGCGTATTATACAGAGCCATATCGACCACAGTTTCATTTTTCAACTCCAACTGGAAATTTAGCTGATCCCAATGGACTGGTCTATTATGAAGGAGAATACCATTTGTTTCATCAAAAAAACGGGACGTGGGCACATGCAATAAGTAGCGATTTACTTCACTGGAATCATATGCCCATTGCCTTGGAACACGATGAACTCGGGCAAGCACTTTCTGGGAGTGTCGTTGTTGATCACGAAGATTCTTCTGGCTTATTTAAAGGAAAAGCCGGACTTGTTGCTATATACACGAATACAGAGGGCGGTGAGGCTCAATCAATTGCGTACAGTCAAGATCATGGACGAACGTGGGAGCGGTATAATGGAAATCCGGTTATTGAAAATCCGGGTATAAAAGATTTTCGAGACCCAAAAGTATTTTGGCATAAGGAGACGTCACAATGGGTGATGGTCGTGTCTACAGATAAGTCGGTTACGTTTTATCAATCGGAAAATTTAATCGATTGGACGTACGCCAGTCGCTTTGGTGATGGAGAAGGTTCTCACGTTGCTGTCTGGGAGTGCCCTGATCTTTTCCGCTTACCAGTAGATGGGGATAGCGAAAATGAGAAGTGGGTACTCCATGTGAGTGTAGGGGACAACGAGGAAACAAATGGTTCGACAGCTCAGTACTTTATCGGTGAATTTGATGGCACTACATTTACAAACGATCATGATCCAGAAGAAGTTCTACTCACAGACTTCGGCCAAGATTTTTATGCGGCACAAACGTTTTCAAATACAGAAGACAATCAAATCATTTGGCTTGGATGGATGGCAAACTGGCGCTATCCATATCAATCACCAACTGACCCTTGGATGGGTGCTATGTCCATTCCAAGAGAATTGAGCTTAGTTACAAATCAACAAGGGCAGATCCGCCTTACTCAACAGCCGATTCGTTGGCTAGATGAACTATCAGCTAAACAGGAGCAGATCGAGCCCTTCTATGTGAATGAAGAGACGGCTTTACCACTACAAGTTTCAGGAACAACCTATCGCTATGAAGCAACCGTTACATGGGATGAATTAACTGAATTTGGCTTGCGGCTACGGCATGGAGACGGAATTGAATCACTCGTTGGTATTGATGCTGCTTATAATAAAATCTTTCTTGATCGAACAAACGCTGGTTTAGAGACAATTATTGATCGAAATGGTGAACAGTTTTCATTTGGAAGACGATATGAAACCGATTATAAAGCAAGTAGGAGACAAGTGAAACTCACCGCTTTAGTTGATGAGTCATCTATTGAGTTATTCATAAATGATGGTGAAATCGTTTTTACCTCTCTTATTTACACAGATCCTACGAATGATGGAATTGAATGGTATGCCGATGGCGGTAGCATACATGTGTCAGAATCTACATTTACCTATTTTCATAATGTATGGAGACAGCCACCAGAAGAAGGAACATTTGAGCGACTTGTGACAAATGTTGATCAAGCTCGTTTGAAAGTAGGGGAGCAGTTGTCGCTATTTGCTGCTCACAAGCCCGATTTCGAAGATGCTAGTGCTGAAACTTTAACGTGGAAAAGCACAAATAGTAGCATCGTGAACATTATAAACGAAACCAATGAGGGAGTAGTCATTAAAGCTTTAACCGAAGGAGTCACAGAGATTGTTGTAACAAATGATTCACAGGAACTAGAAAAAACAATCCGACTCTACATTTCAAAATAG
- a CDS encoding carbohydrate ABC transporter permease: protein MNPLNRTKGDKAFDAVNVTLLTLGCLLVLYPLYFILIASISDPNRIFAGDVLFLPKGITFDGYERIFSDPGIWNGFKNTFLYSSLGTAISVTLTITAGYALSRTDLVGRNVIMIFLLITLFFHGGMIPTYLVVRDLGMVNTVWAMVIPNAVGLWNVIICRTFFQTSIPKDMLEAAQIDGCNDLKFFSKIVVPLSKPIIAVMVLFHVVTHWNSFFDALIYLNNDSLYPLQLILRNLLIQSEVSSQMIGDIESNQAQLAVAEQIKYGVIIVSSIPLLILYPFLQKYFVKGVMIGSIKG from the coding sequence ATGAATCCACTAAATCGAACAAAGGGAGACAAAGCATTTGATGCGGTGAATGTCACGCTCTTAACACTTGGCTGCCTACTTGTTTTGTATCCGCTCTATTTTATCTTAATCGCTTCTATTAGTGATCCCAATCGTATTTTTGCTGGAGATGTACTTTTTTTGCCAAAGGGGATCACATTTGATGGTTATGAACGTATTTTCAGTGACCCTGGTATTTGGAATGGATTTAAAAATACCTTTCTCTACTCATCACTTGGAACCGCTATTAGTGTGACGCTAACAATAACGGCTGGTTACGCACTTTCTCGAACAGATTTAGTTGGTCGTAACGTCATAATGATTTTTCTACTTATCACGCTTTTTTTTCATGGAGGCATGATCCCAACGTATTTAGTTGTTCGTGATCTTGGGATGGTGAATACCGTTTGGGCAATGGTAATTCCAAATGCGGTAGGACTATGGAATGTCATTATTTGCAGAACGTTTTTCCAAACGTCTATTCCTAAAGACATGTTAGAAGCGGCACAAATCGATGGGTGCAACGATTTGAAATTTTTTTCTAAGATTGTGGTTCCACTTTCAAAACCAATTATCGCCGTAATGGTGCTCTTTCATGTTGTCACACATTGGAACTCGTTTTTTGATGCGCTAATTTATTTAAATAATGATTCATTGTATCCATTGCAGTTAATTTTGCGCAACTTGCTTATACAAAGTGAAGTATCTAGTCAAATGATTGGCGATATTGAGTCTAATCAAGCGCAGTTAGCGGTAGCGGAGCAAATTAAATATGGTGTTATTATCGTGTCATCAATTCCGCTATTAATTTTATATCCATTTTTGCAAAAGTATTTTGTGAAAGGCGTCATGATCGGTTCCATTAAGGGGTAA
- a CDS encoding NAD(P)-dependent oxidoreductase has translation MHLLDKLQVNFEEVEPPLSSQEAIDEATRCLYCYDAPCITACPTGIDIPGFIKKITTANLIGSARTIMEANPVGASCARVCPTEELCEGACVLNHSSKAISIGKLQRFATDWAIHNKKILFKAGKKTNQRVAIVGSGPAGLSAARELARLGHGVTIFEKESEAGGLDTYGIVSFRLPKKISYWEVEQVKSLGVTIQTNTCVGEDITLDELKSSYDVVILAIGMGSVPTLGIPGEHAQDVYDAIDFVKATKTDDLATHFSGKNGVVIGAGNTAIDGATCAVRLGASNVKILYRRTEDEMTAYDFEYTFAKQDGVEFRWLHSPTRILLDENGSVTGVECMQMTLGEADQDGRRRPIPSGHTTVIPTDFVVRAIGQSRYSWLDQANIHTKNGIITINEQFKTTAEGVYACGDVIFGDGQGEAMVVSAAEQGKQTAYSIHRTLTDVRKEAHYG, from the coding sequence ATGCATTTGTTAGACAAGTTACAGGTGAATTTTGAAGAAGTGGAACCCCCACTCTCTAGCCAAGAAGCAATAGATGAGGCAACTCGTTGTTTGTATTGCTACGATGCTCCTTGCATTACCGCTTGTCCCACAGGTATTGACATTCCCGGCTTCATTAAAAAAATTACGACTGCCAATTTAATTGGCTCTGCTCGAACCATAATGGAAGCTAATCCTGTAGGAGCTAGCTGTGCCAGAGTCTGTCCTACTGAGGAACTGTGTGAAGGTGCTTGTGTGTTGAACCATTCTTCTAAAGCGATTTCAATTGGCAAATTACAGCGATTTGCAACGGATTGGGCTATTCATAATAAGAAAATCCTTTTTAAAGCAGGCAAAAAAACGAATCAACGTGTAGCCATCGTTGGCAGTGGACCAGCTGGTTTATCTGCTGCACGAGAGCTTGCTCGCCTCGGCCATGGTGTTACCATTTTTGAAAAAGAGTCAGAAGCTGGTGGTTTAGATACGTATGGCATTGTGTCGTTTCGTTTACCAAAAAAAATCTCTTATTGGGAGGTCGAACAAGTTAAGTCTCTCGGTGTTACGATACAAACAAATACGTGTGTCGGCGAAGACATTACTCTTGATGAATTAAAAAGCTCATATGATGTAGTTATTCTCGCGATCGGAATGGGGAGCGTCCCTACTTTAGGCATCCCGGGAGAACACGCACAAGATGTTTATGACGCCATTGATTTTGTGAAGGCAACAAAAACCGATGATCTTGCGACTCATTTTTCCGGAAAAAATGGTGTCGTGATTGGAGCTGGGAATACAGCTATTGATGGGGCAACATGCGCTGTACGTCTAGGAGCTTCTAATGTAAAAATCCTTTACCGTCGTACAGAAGATGAAATGACGGCTTATGATTTTGAATATACCTTTGCCAAGCAGGATGGCGTTGAATTTCGCTGGCTTCACTCTCCTACTCGCATTCTTCTTGATGAGAATGGATCTGTAACTGGAGTAGAATGTATGCAAATGACACTTGGAGAAGCAGATCAAGATGGACGGCGTCGGCCGATTCCAAGTGGTCATACTACCGTCATCCCAACTGATTTTGTCGTTCGTGCAATTGGGCAATCGCGCTACAGTTGGCTTGATCAGGCTAACATTCACACAAAGAATGGGATAATCACGATTAACGAGCAGTTTAAAACAACTGCTGAAGGTGTATATGCATGCGGCGACGTCATCTTCGGTGATGGACAAGGTGAAGCAATGGTCGTCTCTGCAGCTGAACAAGGA
- a CDS encoding glycoside hydrolase family 32 protein — protein sequence MKHVKEIKNHADRVKEATDYVHTRDLSKATYRLGFHLMAPSGWMNDPNGLIYFNNQYHVFYQHHPYDPTHGPMHWGHAVSDDLVHWNHLPIALAPGDHCDQSGCFSGSAVDDNGVLTLLYTGHNVINRERDEFYQNQNMARSMDGVRFDKSSQNPVIPKQPEGMQHHFRDPKVWKENGSWKMVVGSTEEGCGQVLLYQSDQLETWSYEGVLAKHNGENEGYMWECPDFFPLGDEHVLLLSPQGIEAEGDRYHNHHQTGYFVGHYQKNQFERGSFKELDYGHDFYAVQTFQDGKNRRIAIGWMDMWESPMPSQKEGWAGALTLPRELVLKNGHLYMKPVEELVALREKEIKLPSTNVANKWALPIKGQKIELVVTINLNQTKAEGFGLKLAQAEDGSEETVLFFDSNTKTVTLDRSQSGEGVTGKRTAPVSWNEQVRIQLFLDRSSIEVFLNDGETVLTSRIYPKETSIGAELFVLNGNVQLEESVGYLLKTVVT from the coding sequence TTGAAGCATGTTAAAGAAATAAAAAACCACGCTGACCGCGTAAAAGAAGCAACCGACTATGTTCATACAAGAGATTTATCAAAAGCAACCTATCGACTGGGCTTCCATCTAATGGCACCATCGGGATGGATGAACGACCCAAACGGACTTATTTATTTTAACAATCAATACCATGTGTTTTATCAACACCACCCTTATGATCCAACGCACGGCCCAATGCACTGGGGTCATGCTGTAAGTGATGACTTAGTCCACTGGAACCATTTGCCAATCGCACTTGCTCCAGGTGATCACTGCGACCAAAGTGGTTGCTTTTCCGGCAGTGCAGTTGATGACAATGGTGTCCTCACCTTACTATATACTGGCCATAATGTGATAAACAGGGAAAGAGATGAGTTTTATCAAAATCAAAATATGGCTCGTAGTATGGATGGCGTTCGTTTTGATAAAAGCAGCCAAAATCCAGTTATTCCAAAACAACCCGAAGGCATGCAGCATCATTTTCGCGATCCAAAAGTGTGGAAAGAAAACGGAAGCTGGAAGATGGTTGTTGGCTCAACAGAAGAGGGATGCGGTCAAGTGCTGCTCTATCAATCTGATCAATTAGAAACCTGGTCCTATGAGGGGGTATTAGCTAAGCACAACGGTGAAAATGAAGGTTATATGTGGGAATGTCCCGACTTCTTCCCACTAGGTGACGAGCACGTTCTATTGCTTTCGCCACAAGGTATTGAAGCAGAAGGCGACCGCTATCATAACCATCATCAAACTGGATATTTCGTTGGTCATTATCAAAAAAATCAATTTGAAAGAGGTTCATTTAAAGAACTTGATTACGGCCACGATTTTTATGCTGTTCAAACCTTTCAAGATGGGAAAAACAGGAGAATTGCGATTGGCTGGATGGATATGTGGGAATCACCAATGCCAAGTCAAAAGGAGGGCTGGGCTGGTGCATTAACACTTCCAAGAGAGCTAGTGTTAAAAAACGGACATCTTTACATGAAGCCGGTAGAAGAATTAGTAGCATTACGAGAGAAAGAAATTAAACTTCCGTCTACAAACGTTGCGAACAAGTGGGCACTTCCAATCAAAGGACAGAAAATCGAACTAGTAGTCACCATTAATCTTAACCAAACGAAGGCAGAAGGGTTTGGCTTGAAACTCGCGCAAGCAGAAGACGGAAGTGAAGAAACCGTGCTTTTCTTTGATTCCAACACAAAGACTGTTACTCTCGATCGATCACAATCTGGAGAGGGGGTTACAGGAAAAAGAACAGCACCTGTTTCGTGGAATGAACAGGTGCGCATACAACTCTTTTTAGATCGCTCTTCCATTGAAGTCTTTCTAAATGATGGAGAAACCGTTCTTACTAGTCGCATCTATCCGAAAGAAACAAGTATAGGAGCAGAATTATTTGTGCTAAATGGCAACGTCCAGCTTGAAGAGAGCGTAGGCTACTTATTAAAAACCGTTGTCACTTAA